One window of Nocardia nova SH22a genomic DNA carries:
- a CDS encoding pentapeptide repeat-containing protein: MPRDLTDLPYAADLAPLEEPLEPDSEYEQIHLDALAVDEVSAAGSWFHRSALTSVAFTGGSVAHSRFDDVWLRGVRWIGTDLGETRWLDAELVDSAWSGVIAVDAQLHRIRFEGCKLESVNFRAAKLRDVTFADCVLRDVDFSSASLRQVDFPGSRLDGVVLHRATLDKVDLREAATLDLIADIGTLKGAIVTTGQLMEMAPAFARAAGITVRDI, translated from the coding sequence ATGCCCCGCGACCTCACCGACCTGCCGTATGCCGCCGATCTGGCCCCGCTGGAGGAACCGCTCGAGCCCGACAGCGAGTACGAGCAGATCCATCTCGACGCCCTCGCCGTGGACGAGGTGTCGGCGGCCGGGTCCTGGTTCCATCGGTCGGCGTTGACCTCGGTCGCCTTCACCGGCGGCAGTGTGGCGCACAGCCGTTTCGACGATGTGTGGCTGCGGGGGGTGCGCTGGATCGGTACCGATCTCGGTGAAACCCGTTGGCTGGACGCCGAACTCGTCGATTCGGCGTGGTCGGGCGTGATCGCGGTGGACGCGCAGCTGCATCGCATCCGATTCGAGGGATGCAAACTCGAGTCGGTGAACTTCCGCGCGGCGAAATTGCGCGACGTCACCTTCGCCGACTGCGTCCTGCGCGATGTGGACTTCTCCTCCGCATCGCTGCGGCAGGTGGATTTCCCGGGCTCCCGGCTCGACGGCGTGGTCCTGCATCGGGCCACCCTCGACAAGGTGGATCTGCGCGAGGCCGCGACGCTGGACCTGATCGCCGATATCGGCACCTTGAAGGGGGCGATCGTCACCACCGGGCAATTGATGGAGATGGCGCCCGCCTTCGCGCGGGCGGCGGGAATCACCGTGCGCGACATCTGA
- a CDS encoding PaaI family thioesterase gives MSGSETRRRGPFWDGVEGRAPMPRAAQTLGFEFVDADIDSGTIELAFTATEAFTNPMGEVLGAFVAAMLYDTVGPALLATLAPDEFQSTLDLQVTFLRPARTGRLRATGRIVRRDGDIAFLAAELRNPDGEVTGTATATARVIPLRT, from the coding sequence ATGAGTGGATCCGAGACGCGACGACGCGGCCCGTTCTGGGACGGAGTCGAGGGACGCGCGCCCATGCCGCGCGCGGCGCAGACCCTGGGCTTCGAATTCGTGGACGCCGATATCGACAGCGGCACAATCGAACTCGCCTTCACCGCGACCGAGGCGTTCACCAATCCGATGGGCGAGGTGCTGGGCGCGTTCGTCGCGGCCATGCTCTACGACACGGTGGGCCCGGCGCTGCTGGCGACCCTGGCGCCGGACGAATTCCAATCCACGCTCGACCTGCAGGTCACCTTTCTCCGGCCCGCACGAACCGGCCGCCTGCGCGCCACCGGCCGCATCGTCCGGCGCGACGGTGACATCGCCTTTCTGGCAGCCGAACTACGCAACCCCGACGGCGAGGTCACCGGCACCGCCACGGCGACGGCCCGGGTGATCCCGCTGCGGACCTGA
- a CDS encoding VIT1/CCC1 transporter family protein, which produces MDDSDQVRSPGGWKHPHEPHGQGIASRLNWLRAGVLGANDGIVSTAGLVVGVASATAETTPILTAGVAGLVAGALSMAVGEYVSVSTQRDSERALLSQEKRELAADPDYELAELAMIYRNKGLSAATAKQVARELTDHDAFAAHAEAELKLDPHELTNPWQAAFSSAISFTCGALLPLLAILLPPATWRIPVTFAAVLLALAGTGSLSARLGGGSRLRAVPRVVIGGALAMVVTYAIGQIPGVSQ; this is translated from the coding sequence GTGGACGACTCCGACCAGGTGCGCAGTCCGGGCGGCTGGAAACATCCGCACGAACCACACGGTCAAGGCATAGCCTCGCGGCTGAACTGGTTGCGCGCCGGAGTACTGGGAGCCAACGACGGCATCGTCTCGACCGCCGGACTGGTGGTGGGTGTCGCGTCGGCGACCGCCGAGACCACGCCGATTCTCACCGCGGGTGTGGCGGGTCTGGTCGCGGGCGCGTTGTCGATGGCCGTCGGTGAATACGTCTCGGTGAGTACCCAGCGCGACAGCGAACGGGCGCTGTTGTCCCAGGAGAAGCGGGAACTGGCCGCCGATCCCGATTACGAACTCGCCGAATTGGCCATGATCTACCGCAACAAGGGCCTGTCCGCCGCGACCGCGAAGCAGGTCGCGCGCGAGCTGACCGATCACGACGCCTTCGCCGCCCACGCCGAGGCCGAACTGAAACTGGACCCGCACGAACTCACCAATCCGTGGCAGGCCGCGTTCTCTTCGGCGATCTCGTTCACCTGCGGTGCGCTGCTGCCGCTGCTGGCCATCCTGTTACCGCCTGCGACGTGGCGGATTCCGGTAACCTTCGCGGCAGTGCTGCTGGCGTTGGCGGGGACCGGATCGCTCAGTGCCCGGCTCGGCGGCGGCAGCAGGCTCCGTGCCGTGCCGCGGGTGGTGATCGGCGGAGCGCTCGCCATGGTGGTGACCTACGCCATCGGGCAGATACCGGGGGTGTCGCAATGA
- a CDS encoding class I SAM-dependent methyltransferase, which yields MTSLVSRAMATVSAQLGNPHGLLGKAVARMLNRANRFAIDASIDAAEVRAGQAAADIGFGGGVGLAVLLRRVGADGTVHGVEFSPDMAARARSRFASEIGTGQLRVVEGGLTDLPLADASLDAVITVNTVYFVSELDRACAELARVLRPGGRAVVCIGDPEAMGRMPFTASGFQLRPVAEVSAALEGAGLAVEHRVVERQPIPAHLLIGRRAD from the coding sequence GTGACTTCGCTCGTCTCCCGTGCCATGGCCACGGTCTCCGCACAGCTCGGTAATCCGCACGGTCTGCTGGGCAAGGCGGTGGCGCGGATGTTGAACCGGGCCAACCGTTTCGCCATCGACGCGTCGATCGACGCGGCCGAGGTGCGAGCCGGGCAGGCGGCGGCCGACATCGGCTTCGGCGGTGGTGTGGGGCTGGCGGTGCTGCTGCGGCGCGTCGGCGCCGACGGCACGGTGCACGGCGTGGAGTTCTCGCCGGATATGGCCGCGCGCGCCCGGTCCCGGTTCGCCAGCGAGATCGGCACCGGGCAGTTGCGGGTGGTCGAGGGCGGGCTCACCGATCTGCCCCTCGCGGACGCGAGCCTCGACGCGGTGATCACGGTCAACACCGTCTACTTCGTCTCCGAACTGGACCGGGCGTGCGCCGAGCTGGCGCGGGTGTTGCGGCCCGGCGGCCGGGCGGTGGTCTGCATCGGTGATCCCGAGGCCATGGGCCGAATGCCGTTCACCGCCAGCGGTTTCCAGTTGCGGCCGGTGGCGGAGGTGTCGGCGGCACTCGAGGGCGCCGGACTCGCGGTGGAGCACCGGGTCGTGGAGCGGCAGCCGATTCCGGCGCATCTGCTCATCGGGCGGCGCGCGGACTGA
- a CDS encoding MBL fold metallo-hydrolase yields the protein MPALSTVLDPLRHTAGYARYLLHKGARDREDAQVLGELEARALPLPAGLELEWLGTAGYRMTYQGQTLLIDPFLSRVPLSAIVRRRTALPDPAVLDRYLPDLGEVSGIVVGHGHWDHALDAPEIARRTGCAVYGSLSVRNLMALHGLGEQGVVAEPYRRYELGPFTVTFVPSVHSKIPFGVRIPSPGDTSCESLAGLAPLAYGCGQTWGIHIEVDGFEIYHQGSADLIDDAIRHRDVDLFLAGVAGRSVTPDYWRRVLTRLRPATVVPMHYDDFLRPLDAPMGFTLDIGLAAVPDEIAAVSREIGLAALPPIRPGSAN from the coding sequence ATGCCCGCCCTCTCGACCGTGCTCGATCCCCTCCGGCACACCGCCGGTTACGCCCGCTACCTGCTGCACAAGGGCGCCCGCGACCGGGAGGACGCCCAGGTACTCGGCGAACTGGAGGCGCGGGCGCTGCCCCTGCCCGCGGGCCTGGAGCTGGAATGGCTCGGCACCGCCGGATACCGGATGACCTACCAGGGACAGACCCTGCTGATCGACCCGTTCCTCAGCCGGGTACCGCTGTCGGCGATCGTGCGCCGCCGCACCGCCCTGCCCGACCCTGCCGTCCTGGACCGATACCTTCCCGATCTCGGTGAGGTGTCGGGAATCGTTGTGGGGCACGGGCATTGGGATCACGCCCTGGACGCACCGGAGATCGCGCGGCGGACCGGCTGCGCGGTCTACGGCTCACTGTCGGTGCGGAATCTGATGGCACTGCACGGACTCGGCGAACAGGGCGTGGTGGCGGAGCCGTATCGCCGCTACGAACTCGGACCGTTCACGGTGACCTTCGTGCCCAGTGTGCATTCGAAGATCCCGTTCGGCGTGCGGATCCCCTCGCCCGGTGACACCAGTTGCGAATCCCTGGCCGGGCTGGCGCCGCTGGCCTACGGCTGCGGGCAGACCTGGGGTATCCACATCGAGGTCGACGGATTCGAGATCTATCACCAGGGCAGTGCGGACCTGATCGACGATGCGATCCGCCACCGCGACGTCGACCTGTTTCTCGCCGGGGTGGCGGGGCGATCGGTGACACCGGACTACTGGCGGCGCGTTCTGACCAGATTGCGCCCGGCCACGGTGGTGCCGATGCACTACGACGATTTCCTGCGCCCACTCGACGCCCCGATGGGATTCACCCTCGATATCGGATTGGCCGCGGTGCCGGACGAAATCGCCGCAGTGAGCCGCGAAATCGGTCTCGCCGCACTACCGCCGATCCGCCCCGGCTCAGCGAACTAG
- a CDS encoding MarR family winged helix-turn-helix transcriptional regulator yields MPESASPAPASVQVWRALQRVYVDLRPELDSELRRTTGLPASWYDMLVELSGPQRLRMSDLGACMVLSRTRVSRLVGELEGRGLVRRECNPADGRSAYVAITAAGWQQLHEATPYHRAAIDQHFAGLPDGELETLVTALHKVIGAPDEDQRQHD; encoded by the coding sequence GTGCCGGAGTCCGCGAGCCCCGCGCCCGCCTCCGTCCAGGTCTGGCGGGCATTGCAGCGGGTCTACGTGGATCTGCGGCCGGAACTGGATTCCGAGCTGCGGCGCACGACCGGGCTGCCCGCGAGCTGGTACGACATGCTCGTCGAACTGTCCGGCCCGCAACGACTTCGGATGAGCGATCTCGGCGCGTGCATGGTGCTCAGCCGGACCCGGGTCAGCCGCCTGGTCGGTGAACTGGAGGGGCGCGGCCTGGTCCGCCGCGAATGCAATCCCGCCGACGGCCGATCGGCCTATGTCGCGATCACCGCCGCCGGATGGCAACAACTGCACGAGGCCACCCCGTATCACCGCGCGGCCATCGATCAGCACTTCGCCGGACTCCCCGACGGTGAACTCGAAACCCTCGTCACCGCACTGCACAAAGTGATCGGCGCCCCGGACGAAGATCAACGCCAACACGACTGA
- a CDS encoding methyltransferase family protein produces the protein MNAAVVMTWIWLILEIGLAVRDRVRSKGSTARDRGTRAVIMVLVAVSIGVANVVSIVLPEGSDLRFTGGDPVVWQVLGVALMVLGLGVRIWAIAVLGTNFRTTVEVDTDQAVVDRGPYHWVRHPSYSGVLLLTTGFGIAAGNWVSLLLVIIVPTVAFLRRIEVEERAMIETLGRAYEDYRARTRRLVPGLW, from the coding sequence GTGAACGCAGCCGTGGTCATGACGTGGATATGGCTGATCTTGGAGATCGGTCTGGCTGTGCGGGATCGGGTGCGTAGCAAGGGGTCGACTGCTCGGGATCGGGGGACGCGCGCGGTCATCATGGTGCTTGTCGCGGTGTCGATCGGGGTGGCGAATGTGGTGTCGATCGTGTTGCCGGAGGGCAGTGATCTGCGGTTCACCGGCGGTGATCCCGTGGTGTGGCAGGTGCTCGGTGTCGCGCTGATGGTTCTCGGGCTCGGTGTGCGGATCTGGGCGATCGCGGTGCTGGGGACGAATTTTCGCACCACCGTCGAGGTCGACACCGATCAGGCCGTGGTGGACCGCGGGCCCTACCACTGGGTGCGCCACCCGTCCTACAGCGGTGTTCTGCTGCTCACCACCGGGTTCGGCATCGCGGCCGGGAACTGGGTCTCGCTGCTGCTCGTGATCATCGTGCCCACCGTGGCGTTCCTGCGCCGGATCGAGGTGGAGGAACGCGCGATGATCGAAACGCTCGGTCGCGCCTACGAGGACTATCGCGCCCGGACCCGGC